The following proteins come from a genomic window of Methanosarcina sp. MTP4:
- a CDS encoding 6-bladed beta-propeller — translation MRSCRPYNLVIVFILLAAQFYPAAASSSQESVQEPSYISTGTAATLAMVSQLSVQNQVNTDLDVVGLIGVSENKTDTDSDGLPDSVEAVLGTDFNNTDSDFDMLDDYNESVFYGSDPLEPDSNHDGLSDYFEVTDVDSLDADGDGFSNVWDLDNDDDGVADSIDLSPYSHSGFNDSFFFDIRTNGNPTYLTFQIKPQNPDNLKLALQDWDWPYDDKGQMKDLDHSTDDLKFIPMLELKSNVIPEQSDLLEYGIAVSSDSLYIPLTVVEDYGANVAFGGRMFFPASDPLDVSINASLIWLVQGKTDNETAGGIESETVTLAKYNEGCMLTGFEVEENYGTDVGMFYGDSVNQTLLAGFLMAFSYLRDDQTTLYNMPAELVGANLTVNSEIESVSHRDVAVFNTTSGMKEQALSSLPENRILPLLAAYQFNFTSKDIDDLVSGGVCVNGKAFDFDLTASPAPAITMKTIKMSWYDTSTNESVDMESFLPEVENWGQGSGLDENTITSMMGMALVWNIGESVVTRLNGAGTIFQDAMEVKSQIKEYGFRYLTPTLKLGIFGVYLFTSIKLVGFGKALWGAIKVTLGASVKAASQAATKTIEALKVAGKVVTFAALVLEAAFAIVGFIALLDNGTSFQATVYLTAMTIYLVILTVLLLAGPIGEVIAAIIMIADAIASIFGYAFSDFIGWLVSLFHKTYQDTTVELNVISTSIDIHDEKENGLNVGDTISFSSLINGTVSKTSHGTWNDVLESYVVPHYAIKVWYLPSQAWSSPVGSYTRKISYFEYPDHKNTTYDTGAWIKPNVGAVNFPIPIRLLADYKIIYTEKKLEWFTWHSYRKSSEGTSATDLDTIYFDILPESINDFANWYPISPLDKDGDGICNSEDPYPWSWDRDGDGLSDKFELDIGTDPGNSDMDGDGLNDRIELIHGTNLTEWDTDGDNLSDYKEINGWSISFNYSNRTFNMSVHSDPLVQDTDGDGVDDQMEYWSSLNPGSKDTDGDGVIDVPKPGYITYVHFEKKWGRYGSGDGQFNEPIAVAVDSEGFVYVADVYNHRIQKFDSNGNFITKWGRHGSGNGEFRTIGDMVVDANRGYVYVSDVYWYDPPYERIQKFTTNGNFVTSWYCNYSYALAVDSDGYVYAPSVLEVNGSALKCIQKFDPSGSLITTSWFESDEVILNGITALTVDLDGNVYVTDGADHVNHGIYKFDSNGTFILKWESEGYPDRLFLWPEGMTVDKKGFVYIANTADNHIQKFDSTGWFITRWGSEGENDGEFKYPSGIAVDANEYVYVSEGAGYGGSGNEPGNRIQKFSQITELQVPGTSNLTDTDGDGLMDINETNGWNVTFTNLTGTFTVHVSSEPFANDTDFEGLADLDEYNIPSNPGDLDTDDDGLNDFVEMMLGTNITHFDTDGDGLDDGTELTFGSDPAKADSDGDGLSDLDEFNYLSNPRNKDTDGDGLNDSEEADFNSSLKNPDSDGDLMFDGEEKNNSADPWDPDSDGDGLQDGYELFYNTSAVNNDTDKDGVFDGEEVENRMDPSNNDTDGDGLDDFRELSNGTNPLDSDTYGNGLNDSEDPYSFAPNVDRIWAAYDPDDDTVQLIENLEKYTNVTVFKPEEIGNYSGKQCILLIGRPGQENNTAGNITRSILNASSPDALARMQESDYERFYVDHDLWNTTQTVVMLSHPYPSDHFRVLEMFKTLSQEIEYPDLVSDFKADAIAEMGSFVRVELKNPVKPTIEMKPYDETNVPHSLTYTLSGNEKAVKYLDINVSENVINESSNNIRQAIIVIYYTAEDLDRTGDGDANDPGDIDEKSIGISWFNESSGEWEKLSTDMDWVNDLGVNTTNDVIYGREYEGSVWANVSHLSLYGLSGNEIKQPPVDPAPHDGHRRIPLITDEESQDENITLEDQEPLQGPENLANETAGTAETGTLPEIWFYLAAAMIILLTGLGAAYVLRKKM, via the coding sequence TTGCGAAGTTGTAGACCTTATAACCTGGTGATCGTTTTTATCTTATTAGCTGCCCAGTTCTACCCGGCAGCCGCATCAAGTAGCCAGGAATCAGTTCAAGAACCTTCTTACATTTCGACAGGTACTGCTGCTACTCTGGCAATGGTATCTCAACTTAGTGTTCAGAACCAGGTCAACACCGATCTGGACGTGGTCGGACTTATAGGCGTTTCCGAGAACAAAACAGATACAGATAGTGACGGGCTGCCCGATTCTGTTGAAGCTGTTCTCGGAACTGATTTTAATAACACAGATTCTGATTTTGACATGCTTGACGACTATAATGAATCGGTTTTCTATGGGTCAGACCCGCTTGAACCGGATTCAAATCATGACGGGCTGTCGGATTACTTTGAAGTTACAGACGTCGACTCCCTTGATGCTGATGGGGACGGTTTTTCAAATGTATGGGACCTTGACAACGATGACGACGGAGTGGCGGACTCAATAGACCTGTCCCCATACTCCCATTCCGGTTTTAATGACAGTTTCTTTTTTGATATAAGAACAAATGGAAACCCGACATATCTCACGTTCCAGATAAAGCCTCAGAATCCTGACAATTTGAAGTTAGCATTACAGGATTGGGACTGGCCGTACGATGACAAAGGCCAGATGAAGGACCTGGATCATTCAACTGATGATCTCAAGTTCATTCCCATGCTTGAATTAAAATCAAACGTGATCCCTGAGCAGTCTGACCTGCTGGAATATGGTATTGCGGTTTCCTCTGACAGCCTGTACATTCCCCTGACAGTCGTAGAGGACTATGGTGCCAACGTTGCTTTTGGAGGCAGGATGTTCTTCCCGGCATCAGATCCTTTAGATGTTTCAATTAATGCGAGCCTTATCTGGTTGGTGCAGGGAAAGACCGATAATGAGACCGCAGGGGGGATAGAATCCGAAACAGTCACTCTTGCCAAATACAACGAAGGGTGTATGCTCACAGGCTTTGAGGTTGAGGAGAACTATGGTACTGACGTTGGTATGTTCTACGGCGACAGTGTGAACCAGACATTGCTGGCAGGCTTTTTAATGGCTTTTTCATATCTCAGGGACGACCAGACAACGTTATACAATATGCCTGCCGAGCTTGTGGGTGCGAATCTGACCGTAAATTCCGAGATCGAATCGGTCTCGCACCGGGATGTGGCAGTGTTTAACACTACATCAGGAATGAAAGAACAGGCACTCAGTTCATTACCTGAAAACAGGATACTGCCATTACTTGCCGCTTATCAATTCAACTTTACCAGTAAGGATATCGATGACCTTGTTTCCGGCGGCGTGTGCGTCAACGGAAAAGCATTTGATTTCGACCTGACGGCGTCCCCGGCTCCTGCCATTACCATGAAAACAATCAAGATGAGCTGGTATGACACCAGCACAAACGAAAGTGTTGACATGGAATCCTTTTTGCCTGAAGTGGAAAATTGGGGACAGGGAAGCGGGCTTGATGAAAACACAATTACTTCCATGATGGGCATGGCGCTTGTATGGAATATAGGTGAATCAGTTGTAACCAGGCTAAACGGGGCAGGTACCATTTTCCAAGATGCAATGGAAGTGAAATCTCAAATTAAAGAATATGGCTTCAGGTATCTTACGCCCACATTAAAGCTCGGCATTTTTGGGGTATATCTGTTCACCTCGATCAAGCTGGTCGGATTCGGAAAAGCCCTATGGGGTGCTATCAAAGTAACGCTTGGAGCAAGTGTAAAAGCAGCTTCACAGGCAGCCACTAAAACAATAGAAGCCCTGAAAGTCGCAGGTAAGGTCGTTACTTTTGCAGCACTTGTACTTGAAGCCGCGTTTGCAATTGTCGGTTTCATAGCATTATTGGACAACGGTACATCCTTTCAGGCAACCGTTTATCTTACTGCGATGACCATCTATCTTGTAATCCTTACAGTTCTTTTACTGGCAGGACCCATAGGTGAGGTGATTGCTGCTATAATAATGATAGCTGATGCCATAGCCAGCATATTCGGATATGCTTTTTCAGATTTTATCGGCTGGCTTGTGAGCCTTTTCCATAAGACATACCAGGATACCACCGTTGAACTTAATGTAATAAGCACCTCGATAGACATTCATGATGAAAAAGAGAACGGCCTGAATGTGGGAGACACTATCAGCTTCAGCAGCCTGATAAACGGGACCGTATCGAAAACCTCACATGGTACCTGGAATGATGTTCTGGAAAGCTACGTAGTTCCACACTATGCAATTAAGGTATGGTATCTGCCATCACAAGCCTGGTCATCTCCTGTGGGCAGTTATACCAGGAAAATATCATATTTTGAATATCCCGACCATAAAAACACAACATACGATACCGGAGCATGGATAAAACCCAATGTGGGTGCGGTCAACTTCCCGATACCCATCCGATTATTGGCAGATTATAAAATAATCTATACTGAGAAAAAATTAGAATGGTTTACATGGCATTCTTATCGAAAGAGTTCCGAAGGCACCTCAGCAACGGACCTCGATACAATATATTTCGACATACTTCCCGAAAGTATCAACGATTTTGCAAATTGGTATCCAATTTCCCCCCTGGACAAAGATGGGGACGGAATTTGCAACAGTGAAGACCCTTACCCCTGGAGCTGGGATCGCGATGGGGATGGGTTGAGTGACAAATTTGAACTGGACATTGGAACCGACCCTGGAAATTCTGACATGGATGGGGACGGGTTGAATGATAGAATAGAACTTATCCACGGTACGAACCTGACAGAATGGGATACTGACGGGGACAACCTATCGGATTACAAAGAAATAAACGGTTGGTCGATATCCTTCAACTACAGCAACCGGACGTTCAACATGTCCGTCCACTCCGATCCTCTGGTGCAGGATACTGATGGGGACGGCGTGGATGACCAGATGGAATACTGGAGTTCCCTCAATCCCGGATCAAAGGACACTGACGGTGATGGGGTTATTGATGTGCCAAAACCCGGATACATAACTTATGTTCATTTTGAAAAAAAATGGGGTCGTTATGGTTCAGGAGATGGACAATTTAATGAACCAATTGCAGTTGCAGTTGATTCCGAGGGGTTCGTATATGTTGCCGACGTTTATAACCACCGCATCCAGAAGTTCGATTCCAATGGGAACTTCATCACTAAATGGGGACGGCACGGATCGGGAAACGGAGAGTTTAGAACAATAGGTGACATGGTGGTTGATGCAAATCGCGGCTATGTTTATGTGAGTGATGTTTACTGGTATGATCCGCCATATGAACGCATTCAAAAGTTTACAACAAACGGAAACTTCGTAACATCATGGTATTGTAACTATTCTTATGCTTTAGCCGTTGATTCGGACGGTTATGTTTATGCTCCCTCCGTGTTGGAAGTTAACGGCTCAGCTCTCAAATGTATTCAAAAGTTCGATCCCAGTGGAAGCCTCATCACAACATCCTGGTTCGAAAGTGATGAGGTCATTCTTAATGGCATTACTGCACTGACTGTTGATTTAGATGGAAATGTCTATGTGACAGATGGGGCAGATCATGTCAATCACGGGATTTATAAGTTCGATTCCAATGGAACTTTCATTTTGAAATGGGAAAGTGAAGGTTATCCAGACAGGCTTTTTTTATGGCCTGAAGGTATGACGGTAGACAAAAAGGGATTTGTATACATTGCCAACACAGCTGACAACCATATTCAGAAGTTCGACTCCACCGGCTGGTTCATCACCAGATGGGGCAGCGAAGGTGAAAATGATGGCGAGTTTAAATACCCATCGGGAATAGCGGTTGACGCAAATGAATATGTCTATGTCAGTGAAGGAGCTGGATATGGTGGATCTGGCAATGAGCCCGGAAACCGTATCCAGAAATTCTCCCAGATAACAGAACTTCAAGTGCCCGGCACTTCCAATCTTACCGATACCGATGGTGACGGGCTGATGGACATAAACGAGACCAATGGCTGGAATGTGACCTTCACAAACCTAACCGGCACTTTCACGGTTCATGTCAGCAGCGAACCCTTTGCAAATGACACGGATTTCGAGGGACTTGCAGACCTTGATGAATACAATATTCCTTCAAACCCCGGGGATCTGGATACCGACGATGATGGGCTTAATGATTTTGTAGAGATGATGCTGGGAACGAACATCACCCACTTTGATACGGACGGGGATGGGCTTGATGACGGGACCGAGCTAACTTTTGGCAGCGACCCTGCAAAAGCGGATAGCGACGGGGATGGCCTTTCTGACCTTGATGAGTTCAATTACCTATCCAACCCGAGAAATAAAGACACTGACGGCGACGGGCTGAACGATTCCGAGGAGGCAGACTTCAATTCAAGCCTGAAAAACCCGGATTCTGATGGGGATTTGATGTTTGACGGGGAGGAGAAAAATAATAGTGCAGATCCCTGGGACCCGGATTCTGACGGCGACGGCTTACAGGACGGCTATGAACTGTTTTATAATACCAGTGCAGTGAACAACGATACCGATAAAGACGGGGTTTTTGACGGAGAGGAAGTTGAGAACAGGATGGACCCATCAAACAATGACACCGATGGGGACGGACTGGATGACTTCAGGGAACTCAGCAACGGCACAAATCCACTGGACAGTGATACGTACGGAAACGGCTTGAACGATTCCGAAGACCCCTACTCCTTTGCACCTAATGTGGACAGGATCTGGGCGGCATATGACCCTGATGATGACACGGTGCAGCTTATTGAAAACCTTGAAAAATACACCAACGTCACTGTATTCAAGCCGGAGGAAATAGGGAATTATTCCGGCAAGCAATGTATTCTGCTTATCGGAAGACCCGGACAGGAAAATAACACTGCCGGTAACATAACCCGGAGCATCCTGAACGCCTCTTCACCGGATGCCCTTGCCAGAATGCAGGAATCCGATTATGAAAGGTTCTATGTTGACCACGACCTATGGAACACAACCCAGACAGTTGTCATGCTTTCACACCCGTATCCATCGGACCATTTCAGAGTGCTGGAAATGTTCAAGACCCTTTCCCAGGAAATAGAATATCCGGATCTTGTAAGCGATTTCAAAGCAGATGCCATAGCCGAGATGGGGTCATTCGTCAGGGTCGAACTGAAAAACCCCGTGAAACCGACAATAGAAATGAAACCCTATGATGAAACAAACGTCCCTCATAGCCTTACGTACACTTTATCCGGAAATGAAAAAGCTGTGAAATACCTTGACATAAATGTCAGTGAAAACGTCATCAACGAAAGCTCCAATAACATCAGGCAGGCTATCATAGTTATTTACTATACTGCCGAAGACCTTGACAGGACCGGGGATGGGGATGCGAATGACCCGGGGGATATCGATGAGAAATCCATAGGCATTTCCTGGTTCAATGAATCATCAGGAGAATGGGAGAAACTGTCAACTGATATGGACTGGGTAAACGATCTTGGGGTAAATACCACAAATGATGTCATTTACGGCAGGGAATACGAGGGGTCTGTCTGGGCAAACGTCTCTCATCTCAGCCTCTACGGGCTTTCCGGTAATGAAATAAAGCAGCCTCCGGTCGATCCTGCACCCCATGACGGACACCGCAGAATCCCGTTAATCACGGATGAAGAAAGCCAAGATGAGAATATCACGCTTGAAGATCAGGAACCCTTACAAGGTCCGGAAAACCTTGCTAACGAAACTGCAGGGACAGCAGAAACAGGTACACTCCCTGAAATATGGTTCTATCTGGCAGCAGCCATGATAATCTTACTGACGGGCCTGGGAGCTGCATATGTATTAAGAAAAAAAATGTGA